In Anaerolineales bacterium, one DNA window encodes the following:
- a CDS encoding methyltransferase domain-containing protein, whose product MNNRPLLIQNRKAKDFLFPQISSLPYFRGLLRAVEASYYQDLPLPSPVYDLGCGDGHFASLTFANKLDVGLDPWHKPIHEAKRYGAYRSLVEADGASAPFPSDYFSSGLSNSVLEHIPHIADVLKETARILKPNAPFYFCVPNPKHFHALSLTRVFGKPYENWFRKISRVHHADEPHVWEQRLGRAGFKLERWWHYFPPASTRVLEWGHYFGLPSLISRVLTGKWILSPTKWNLWLTERYVRKYASTAAAEDGTYTFYVAVKK is encoded by the coding sequence GTGAACAATCGTCCATTGTTAATCCAAAATCGGAAAGCGAAGGATTTTCTCTTTCCCCAGATCAGTTCACTGCCCTATTTTCGCGGTTTGTTGCGCGCGGTGGAGGCTTCCTATTACCAGGATTTGCCGCTGCCCTCCCCGGTGTATGACCTGGGTTGCGGTGACGGTCACTTCGCTTCGCTCACGTTCGCAAACAAACTGGATGTGGGGCTCGACCCCTGGCACAAACCCATTCATGAGGCAAAACGATACGGCGCGTACAGATCCCTGGTGGAGGCGGATGGAGCTAGCGCGCCGTTCCCATCCGATTATTTTTCCAGCGGGCTAAGCAATTCGGTGTTGGAGCACATCCCGCATATCGCTGATGTCTTGAAGGAGACCGCCCGTATTCTGAAGCCGAACGCCCCGTTTTATTTCTGCGTGCCAAACCCAAAACATTTCCATGCACTTTCATTAACAAGGGTTTTCGGCAAACCCTATGAAAACTGGTTCCGCAAAATATCCCGCGTCCATCACGCGGACGAACCGCATGTATGGGAACAGCGCCTTGGGCGCGCAGGCTTCAAGCTTGAGCGCTGGTGGCATTACTTTCCACCCGCATCCACGCGCGTGTTAGAATGGGGCCATTATTTTGGCCTGCCGTCACTGATATCCAGGGTGCTGACGGGCAAATGGATACTCTCCCCCACGAAATGGAATCTCTGGCTGACGGAGCGGTATGTCAGAAAATATGCTTCCACTGCGGCAGCGGAAGATGGTACGTACACGTTTTATGTTGCCGTTAAAAAATAG
- a CDS encoding GDP-mannose 4,6-dehydratase, whose protein sequence is MAKQYLVTGGAGFIGSNYVQRLLKRGENVTIYDNFSRAGAPRNLDWLKQEFGEGAFDVIAGDVRDADRITEAANSADVIVHLAGQVAVTTSVVNPRGDFESNALGTFNVMEAARLSGRNPIVIYASTNKVYGGMEDVELTEEPTRWRYRDLVNGCPETQPLDFHSPYGCSKGAGDQYVRDYARMYDLPTVVFRQSCIYGPRQFGIEDQGWVAWFIIAAVMERPITIYGDGKQVRDILHVQDLMNAYDLAVEKNDIARGQVYNMGGGPHNVMSVWAEFGPKLEKLIGTAIEVARGDWRPGDQRVFYADITKAERELGWKPALGVEEGVQMLFDWVKQNRALF, encoded by the coding sequence ATGGCGAAACAATATCTTGTTACAGGTGGTGCGGGGTTCATCGGTTCGAATTATGTCCAACGGCTGTTGAAACGCGGCGAGAACGTGACGATTTACGATAATTTTTCGCGTGCGGGTGCGCCGCGCAACCTCGACTGGTTGAAACAGGAATTTGGCGAAGGGGCTTTTGATGTAATCGCCGGGGATGTCCGCGATGCCGACAGGATCACAGAGGCAGCCAACAGTGCGGATGTGATCGTGCATCTGGCGGGTCAGGTGGCGGTGACAACATCGGTTGTCAATCCGCGTGGTGATTTTGAATCCAATGCTCTTGGCACGTTCAATGTGATGGAAGCCGCCCGTTTGTCGGGAAGAAATCCCATTGTGATCTATGCGTCCACGAACAAGGTCTATGGCGGCATGGAGGATGTGGAATTGACCGAGGAGCCCACGCGCTGGCGTTACAGGGATCTGGTGAATGGCTGCCCCGAAACGCAGCCGTTGGATTTTCATTCCCCGTACGGCTGTTCCAAGGGCGCGGGCGATCAATATGTGCGTGATTATGCGCGCATGTACGATCTGCCGACGGTTGTATTTCGTCAATCCTGCATTTATGGTCCGCGCCAGTTCGGCATCGAAGACCAGGGTTGGGTGGCATGGTTCATCATCGCCGCGGTGATGGAAAGACCGATCACGATCTATGGCGACGGCAAACAGGTCCGCGATATTTTGCACGTGCAGGATTTGATGAACGCCTATGATCTTGCTGTGGAAAAGAATGATATTGCGCGCGGCCAGGTCTACAACATGGGAGGAGGACCGCATAACGTGATGTCGGTGTGGGCAGAGTTCGGCCCGAAGTTGGAGAAATTGATCGGCACTGCCATTGAAGTTGCGCGCGGCGATTGGCGGCCCGGTGACCAGCGTGTGTTCTATGCGGATATCACAAAGGCGGAAAGGGAATTGGGCTGGAAACCCGCGCTTGGCGTGGAAGAGGGCGTGCAGATGTTGTTCGATTGGGTGAAGCAAAACAGGGCGTTGTTCTAA
- a CDS encoding mechanosensitive ion channel, giving the protein MMQEYFSWLLDNITKSVPDLFAAILILAISYYGGALLSRLLQRVLERQNAELGITHLLSRTLKWAIISLGVVAALQRFFNVTAFLTGLGIIGFTVAFALQNIMQNFVSGVILLVQRPFKVGHSVGIAGYDGTVLKVGLRTTEIKTLDGRMVFLPNADVLSQPIINYTRAQFRRVELPIGVAYEADPEKVRMVILHEVTKVPGYVDAPEPLVLFHTFGDSAIDLNVLFWVDTAVNSPVAAKDRALARIKQAFEKANIEIPYPIQVQVVREQPGRRRKPK; this is encoded by the coding sequence ATGATGCAGGAGTATTTTTCCTGGCTGCTTGATAATATTACGAAGTCCGTTCCAGATCTGTTTGCTGCGATTTTGATTCTGGCCATAAGTTATTATGGCGGTGCTCTATTAAGCCGTTTATTGCAGCGCGTATTGGAACGGCAGAATGCCGAACTGGGGATCACGCATCTTTTATCCCGAACGCTCAAATGGGCGATCATCTCCCTCGGTGTGGTTGCCGCCTTGCAGAGATTTTTCAACGTTACAGCGTTTCTAACGGGTTTGGGCATTATCGGGTTCACCGTTGCTTTTGCGCTTCAAAATATCATGCAAAATTTTGTATCGGGGGTTATTCTGCTTGTGCAGCGGCCCTTCAAGGTGGGGCATAGTGTCGGTATCGCAGGATATGATGGAACGGTGTTGAAGGTCGGTCTGCGCACCACGGAGATCAAAACGCTTGACGGGCGCATGGTTTTCCTGCCCAATGCGGATGTGCTTTCCCAGCCCATCATCAACTACACCCGTGCCCAGTTTCGCCGCGTGGAGCTGCCAATTGGGGTGGCTTATGAGGCCGATCCTGAAAAGGTTCGCATGGTCATCCTGCATGAGGTCACGAAAGTACCCGGCTATGTGGATGCCCCCGAACCGCTCGTCCTGTTCCACACGTTTGGCGACTCTGCCATTGACCTGAATGTATTGTTCTGGGTGGACACGGCGGTTAATTCACCCGTTGCAGCAAAGGACCGTGCCCTTGCCCGCATCAAACAGGCATTTGAAAAGGCAAACATCGAAATCCCCTATCCGATCCAGGTACAGGTGGTTCGGGAACAACCGGGCCGGCGGCGAAAACCAAAATAA
- a CDS encoding glycosyltransferase family 39 protein, with product MTNDNLQPPAEKEPTVLDFYKSVTKDWRSFFNFIRSLWDARRREEISQTLAQEAAQPLEEPPLEPARATSFPWRSLLALFLALGAQALVEPPNRQGIFALALYLFAVGLAVWGTFKNEWHLPALPAVKYIPDPLTTRLLPLIVAVILALIAFVDFGGGLFTLTNTLLWILSIGLLAYSLWLKTPKSGVVDAETRRKKMLWNGIVLAVFGVTLFFRLHQLQFVPAEPFSDHAEKLLDVYGITEGNTFIFFQENTGREAFQFYWTLLVSKIFNTGFSFLSLKLGTVLLGILTLPFVYLLGREYGNERVALFALFLFGIAYWPNVISRIGLRFPLYALFLAPTLLYLTRGLRSRNRNDFILCGIFLGIGLHGYSPFRIVPLFVVAAFLIYFLHVKSRENRQQALWWLAIVVVVSIFVFLPLMRYWMERPDLVGYRALTRLSSLEAPLPGPAWQIFLSNMYKGLLLFNWDNGKIWVHSVPSRPALDVVTAALFVLGVLLLLVRYVRQRDWRDLLLLVSIPILILPSVFSLAFPGENPSLNRTGGAGVVAILVSALALDGFISSFGAEKRRQFIAYGLTGALFAVSAHQNYGIVFNTFGPAFRSAVWNTSELGRVITEFREKYGQTDTVRIIPFPHWVDTRLPGVWAGIPNRDFAMWQDRLAESISMPAPKMFLFWSNDPETEKILRELYPNGKLSRYTSAVPGKDFYIFLVED from the coding sequence ATGACAAACGACAACCTTCAGCCACCAGCAGAAAAGGAACCCACAGTTCTGGACTTCTATAAATCCGTTACAAAGGACTGGCGTTCCTTCTTCAACTTTATCCGTTCACTGTGGGATGCGAGAAGGCGTGAAGAGATCAGCCAAACGCTTGCGCAGGAGGCAGCCCAGCCGCTTGAAGAACCGCCGCTCGAGCCTGCGCGTGCGACCTCCTTCCCCTGGCGTTCCCTTCTGGCCTTGTTCCTTGCGCTGGGTGCGCAGGCGCTTGTGGAGCCTCCAAATCGTCAGGGTATATTCGCGCTGGCGTTGTACCTTTTTGCGGTTGGACTGGCAGTCTGGGGAACGTTCAAGAATGAATGGCATTTGCCGGCCCTGCCTGCCGTAAAATACATTCCCGATCCTCTCACCACCCGTCTGCTCCCCCTGATCGTTGCGGTTATTTTGGCACTGATCGCCTTTGTGGATTTCGGCGGCGGGTTGTTCACGCTGACCAACACCCTGCTATGGATTTTATCCATCGGTTTGCTTGCTTATAGTTTGTGGCTCAAAACCCCAAAGAGTGGTGTTGTGGATGCGGAAACACGCCGTAAAAAAATGCTCTGGAACGGGATCGTGCTTGCCGTGTTTGGCGTGACCCTTTTTTTTCGCCTGCATCAACTCCAGTTTGTGCCGGCTGAGCCGTTCAGTGATCATGCTGAAAAGTTGCTGGATGTATATGGAATCACCGAAGGGAACACCTTCATCTTTTTTCAAGAGAACACGGGACGCGAAGCCTTTCAGTTTTATTGGACCCTGCTGGTGTCGAAAATATTCAACACGGGGTTTTCCTTCCTCAGTCTCAAACTTGGCACGGTTTTACTTGGCATATTAACCCTGCCCTTTGTTTATTTGCTTGGCAGGGAATATGGAAATGAGCGGGTTGCCCTCTTCGCCCTCTTTCTTTTCGGGATCGCCTATTGGCCCAACGTCATCTCGCGCATTGGACTTCGTTTTCCGCTCTACGCGCTCTTCCTCGCCCCCACGCTTCTTTACCTGACCCGCGGGCTGCGTTCCCGCAACCGAAACGATTTCATCCTCTGCGGCATTTTCCTGGGAATTGGTCTGCATGGGTACAGCCCGTTCCGCATTGTGCCGCTGTTTGTGGTTGCGGCATTTCTCATTTATTTTCTACACGTCAAGTCGAGGGAGAATCGTCAGCAGGCGCTCTGGTGGCTTGCCATTGTTGTTGTCGTTTCCATCTTTGTCTTTTTACCGCTTATGCGGTACTGGATGGAGCGCCCGGACCTGGTTGGATACCGCGCCCTGACCCGCCTGAGCAGTCTGGAAGCGCCCCTGCCCGGGCCGGCCTGGCAGATCTTCCTTTCCAACATGTATAAAGGTTTGTTGTTATTTAATTGGGATAACGGCAAGATATGGGTGCATTCGGTGCCAAGCCGCCCGGCATTGGACGTGGTGACAGCTGCATTATTTGTGCTAGGCGTCCTATTATTGCTCGTGCGTTATGTGCGGCAGCGGGATTGGCGCGACCTGCTCCTGTTGGTCTCCATTCCAATATTGATCCTGCCGTCGGTGTTTTCGCTGGCTTTTCCCGGTGAAAACCCCTCCTTGAATCGAACGGGCGGCGCGGGGGTGGTGGCCATCCTTGTCAGCGCGCTGGCTCTGGATGGGTTTATATCAAGTTTTGGCGCGGAAAAGAGGCGGCAGTTCATCGCCTATGGGTTGACGGGGGCCCTGTTCGCAGTTTCCGCTCATCAAAATTATGGCATCGTCTTTAACACATTTGGACCGGCCTTCAGGTCTGCCGTTTGGAATACGTCTGAATTGGGCAGGGTGATCACCGAGTTTAGAGAAAAATACGGGCAGACCGATACGGTCAGGATCATACCCTTCCCTCACTGGGTGGATACGCGTCTGCCGGGTGTCTGGGCGGGCATTCCCAACCGTGACTTTGCCATGTGGCAGGATCGCCTTGCAGAGAGCATAAGTATGCCGGCTCCCAAAATGTTCCTCTTTTGGAGCAATGACCCGGAAACTGAGAAGATTCTTAGGGAACTCTATCCAAATGGCAAACTGAGCCGATATACTTCAGCCGTTCCAGGCAAGGACTTTTATATCTTTTTAGTGGAAGATTGA
- a CDS encoding glycosyltransferase family 4 protein: MKILTVLTYYRPHTSGLTIYAERLARAFVKRGHHVTVMTTQYDPSLPNDEMLDGVRVIRVPVAARISKGVLAPTFGLVATKLVWQHDVVQLHLPQFDAPGVAFRARLLGRPAILTYHCDVQLPRTFFNRIVNRVVDFQNNMAGFLANHIVTYTQDYADHSPFLSRFASKLTPILPPVGLPDPTPQAVSAFSETNLTRERNPVIGMAARFASEKGVEVLLDALPIILKKYPKAQVLFAGTYENVMGEQMYSDRLMPRIRTYEISGNWKFLGNLDPVQMAAFYPNLDVLTVPSLNSTEAFGLVQIEAMMNGVPCVPSALPGVRQPVTMHGMGRVSQIGDPASLAESILGVLDEAEKYRGDMDAIKKSYDPDSIAQEYEKLFAKLKRKQ, from the coding sequence ATGAAAATCCTGACAGTTCTCACCTATTATCGTCCGCACACCAGCGGACTCACCATCTATGCCGAGCGGCTTGCACGCGCTTTTGTCAAACGCGGGCACCATGTCACGGTGATGACCACGCAATACGATCCATCCCTTCCCAATGATGAAATGCTGGATGGCGTCAGAGTCATCCGCGTGCCTGTTGCGGCGCGGATCAGCAAGGGCGTGCTTGCGCCAACGTTTGGGCTTGTCGCTACCAAACTGGTCTGGCAGCATGATGTTGTGCAATTGCATCTCCCGCAGTTCGATGCGCCCGGCGTCGCATTTCGTGCGCGTCTCCTTGGCAGGCCCGCCATCCTCACCTATCACTGTGATGTGCAGCTTCCCCGCACATTTTTCAACCGCATCGTCAACCGTGTGGTGGATTTTCAGAACAATATGGCGGGATTTCTCGCGAACCACATCGTGACCTACACCCAGGACTATGCGGATCACTCGCCCTTTCTCTCGCGCTTCGCCTCAAAACTGACCCCGATCCTACCTCCCGTTGGACTGCCTGACCCCACGCCGCAAGCGGTTTCTGCCTTCTCAGAGACAAACCTCACCAGGGAGCGGAATCCCGTCATCGGCATGGCGGCGCGTTTTGCATCGGAGAAGGGCGTCGAAGTCCTGCTGGATGCCTTGCCCATAATTCTGAAAAAATACCCCAAGGCGCAGGTCCTTTTTGCAGGGACCTATGAAAACGTAATGGGTGAGCAGATGTATTCAGATAGACTCATGCCGCGCATCCGCACATATGAGATCAGCGGCAACTGGAAATTTCTTGGCAACCTCGATCCCGTGCAAATGGCGGCATTTTATCCCAACCTGGACGTGTTGACGGTTCCATCGCTCAATTCCACCGAAGCCTTTGGGCTTGTGCAAATTGAAGCGATGATGAACGGCGTGCCGTGCGTGCCGTCCGCTTTGCCGGGCGTGCGTCAGCCGGTAACCATGCATGGCATGGGCAGAGTCTCTCAGATTGGAGATCCCGCCTCTCTGGCGGAATCAATTTTGGGCGTATTGGATGAAGCGGAAAAGTATCGCGGTGATATGGACGCCATCAAAAAATCCTATGACCCCGATTCCATTGCGCAGGAATATGAAAAATTATTTGCGAAACTTAAGAGGAAGCAGTGA